TCCAGGACTGTTTTttgtcagggtccagtattttcagATGAGGCAGATAGTTTCTCCTGGCTTGGCTTGAGATGGAAGGGTTATCCTGAGGGACATACTGCTACGTTATTGCAGGCCGGAAGACCGTCCACATCCTTGGCCTATGTCAGGGTGTGTGGCCTACCTGGGCTTCGGTATCCCACATCTGGTTAAAGAGTCTTGAATGCACTGGGTGCAAGTGCTGGCTTCAGGCAGTCTGAGGGGGAAAAGGTGCAGGGAGTCTTTGCATCTGGATggggttcactttttttttggagGAGAGAAGCATTTGTGACCTGTGTGGAAGCTGTGTTCTTCCTGTATTCTGAATTTGGTTCTGAGGGGGATGGGTGGTATTGTTTGGACCACTGAGGAAGGTGTCTGtaaaggatttaaccctgaaggttaattttttttttttggtgactaTTTCTTCAGGCGGAAGACTTTCAGAACTTTATCTCTGTTTCAAAAGATTGTGGATTCCTTTTTAAGATGTCTTTTACCCAATTATCATGCTCTGCCACAACtccctctctattttttttttttagttcttgttCTAACTCAATAACTAAATCTTATCCTAATCTCTCTAAAAACCCCTCCCCTACAAGGGCCACCTTTATCGCAACAAAGAAGCCCAAATGCTTTGTTTCTCATGAGCCATGACTGCAAACAAATTTTAGCTCAAGAGCTGTAGTAAATTTTCTGCCCTTAGCCTTTGTTTGCATGTAATTTAAATGTGATGGGTGCTATCGGATCTGCATTAGTTAGGGCAGGCATTTCACACgtgcttctctccttcctccagcaGATGCTATTGTGTATTGAAACCTCTGCACCCTATCAGGCAGATGCAGTATCAGGCACTCGGGCCTGTGCACTGGTTAAGGCtagtggatgtgtgttttggacacactaatgcAATAATGGAATTAATGCATGACCAATTGAGTGCTAGCTAATAGTGTTCATCACCTGTAAATTCATGTAGCTGAGTCTATTACCCATTCCTATTCATATccccgatcagtccagacaagtgtgtTTTGAATCCCGACCAGTGGATGAAGGCAGACAACTAAAAAGCTTTCAAGGCACTGTTACTTAATTGAAAGTACAAATGTGGCACAAGAAGTTAATCACTATTCAatacattattattttatttgatcaGAGACAACAGAAGGAATACTTAAGGCACAAATACTCTTAATTATTCATAGTAGCCCAGACCCTTAACTGAAAGTGCCaactacagtccgtcagtatttctgtctccagcagatagcagAAATGCAAACCTGCAatctagccaaaaaaaaaaatgctgctagGTGGCGAGAACAGGGTACAATTAATGAAGCAGTGGCGGGAGTCTAAGGGAAACAAGCTGCCAGAAGGTAAGCGGCAGGAAGACCTTTCTGGGATGTGAGGGGTTTGTCCCAACAAGAGTTCTGTGACATTGCAGCGATAGTTCCAGTCAAGTAAATCCTTGCAATAAAGCCAAATTAGTCCACTCTTGAGGAAGCAGTTGGGGGATGCCTGCTGGGATTGTATGGAGAATGGACCCAGGATCACCTCAGACCATGGGGTGACAAGAGCTGGCTGTGCTTTAGAGTTTTCTTGTCCCCGTCACAGAGTCTCACTGCACATCCTGCAGCAAGCGAGAGAGGTGGTCCTGGATACATTGCTTTGGAGGTTAGGTGCAATCGTTCTGGGAAAAGAGCAGGGTTGAGAGAAGTACTCGATTTACTTCATGGCTCCCAAGGAGGAAGGACCTTTTGGCCTATTCTCGACCTGCAGAGAGAATGTGGCGCTGCGGGCTCCACACTTTTGGCTGGAGACTTTGTGAACGGTGATAGTGGCGGTGAGTCGGGGAGAGTCTCTCGCCTCGTTGGATTTAACGGAGGCCTGCCTACATGTCCCCATGTACGCGGAGCATCAGAGATTTCGCTTCATGGTGCTGGGGCATGATTTCCAGTTTTGGGGCCCTGCCTTTCAGGTTAGTGATGGTGCCATGGATTTTCAGGAAGGTAATGGTAGTGTGGCAGCTGCACTGGTAAGGGTGAGCCAGAACCCCTTTCCTTTATCTAGAAAACTGGCTTATCTAGGTGAAGTCGGATATTGCTGGTCAGGTCACTAGGCTGGGTTGTGAACTTAGCAAAGAGTCATCTCGCTCTGAGCCAGTATGTGGGGGGTGAGATTCGACACTCAACTAGGCAAGGTGTTCCTTACCTCAGAGAGGATTCTGAAGTTGCAGTCACAGGTGGCCCGACTCTTATGTATGCCACTACCACTATTGAGCTTCGGTTTTTCCTAACCTGCCCTTACAGCCCCCTCCTCGGCCCTGCCGTGGccgaggaggcgccagggacgtaTGATTTCCCGTGTCTCCTTTCTAAGGCGGCAGGCTCATTTCGCTAATCTAATGCATGGCATGAGGTGGAGGGGTGCTTTAGGGGGGAAAAACGGGCAATGGATGGGAGCGCCAGGTTAAGGCACACCCCCCTACTGCCTTGGTCTCAGTGCTGATGAGAGAAGAACCCTCTTATCTGGTCTGGCCAGAGCCCTAGCAGCTACTCCTCCATTTTTCCCTGCAGGTCCTCCGGGGCGGCTCGGCTGCAAGCATCTTTGGTCTCAAGTGGGCCACATTtgcatttgggtaattgccaggttcttatggcctggtttggcctctgttggacacaggatgctgggcttgatggacccatggtctgacccagcatggcaatttcttatgttcttaattcacaTTTAGTACTcaaggtttacttagggaatggccactgctattaattgcatcagtggcatgggatcttcttagtgtttgggtaattgccaggttcttatggcctggtttggcctctgttggacacaggatgctgggcttgatggacccatggtctgacccagcatggcatgttcttatgttcttaattcacaTTTAGTACTcaaggtttacttagggaatggccactgctattaattgcatcagtggcatgggatcttcttagtgtttgggtaattgccgggttcttaaggcctggtttggcctctgttggacacaggatgctgggcttgatggaccctggctCGGACCCAGcgtggcatttatgttcttaagacagctgggccccctcccctcctcctgcagGTTTTGGGTGCCTCTGCCTGAAGGCGGTGACCACGCTACAATGACGCAGGTGGCCCGTGGGGCTTGCACTAGGCCGCTAAGCCTCCCAGGGCTCGCTAGCCGCAATGGGCGGCCAGCACGCCGCACGCGCCTCGGTGGGCGGAGCCTCCACCTCCCCTGTCACGTGAGGAGGGGGGAGAACGCAGAGCCCTCTCGAGGACAATTCCGCCGCCTGCTCGTCTCCAGCCCGGTCACGTGCCCACCCCCCGCGCTTCCTGCCAGGGCGGAAGTGACGTCGGCAGCGGGGCGGCCTgctaagatggcggcggcgtgAGTTGCACGTTAGCCTCGgtgcaacctctctctctctctatctctctttccgGGAAAAGGGGACAAGCTTCTCCGGCTCGGTGGTTTCCGCTTCCGGCACCATGCTGATCACCCTGAAGACGCTGCAGCAGCAAACCTTCCGCGTGGAGATGGAGGCCTGGGAGACGGTGagtcctccacccccccccccccgctgaccGAGCATGCGGGGGAGGGCGTTTACCCCGGGGCTCCCCTGCGTTACCCTTAGCTGTGGGCCCGCCACCGATCAAGCTGCTGGCGCCTCGCACGGAGGATGCTTCCCAGCCGGGGGAGGGGGCCACCTCCGCTGCCTGCCCCTGTGGGCTTCAGGGAGGGGGCTCACACCGGGTCCACTTAGGTGGGTGAGGACGGGGCTCACACCGGGACCACTTAGGTGGGTGAGGACGGGGAACCGATCAAGCCTGGGGTCCGGTACGGAGCTTTGCACGGGAAGGTCTGCACTGATACCAGCAGGCGGGGTGGGAGGGGGGCAACTAGgcagacctgggggggggggaggggctttgtCTGGCGCGTGTGAAGTCCAGACAGGGATGGTGGCCAGCAGAGGGGGCTGTGGGTCTAGGCCGCTGGGTAcaagaccacccccccccctcctctggctGCACCTGTGCTTCCGCTCTTGTCTgacaaaaagagagggaaaagaatcTGTTGGTCTTGAGATCAGTTGTCTGAGACTTTCTGCTGttcatgtgcaaagtgatgctgtCACGGGGTCTTTATAAATAAATCTGTATTCCTCTTAGAGAGGCTTAGAGCTGACTTACAAAGTGTTGAGAGCCCAGGGCGCAAGTCCACTCCATGCTGTCAAAAAGGCCAGCTGGCGTGTTGCCATTGGTTCATCATAGCAGCTGAACACGGGTTAGATGGGGTATGAGGCTGTATTGTGTCTGCAGGATACTTTCTGTATCTTACCATGGTACTGAAACCGGATTAAAGGTGACATGTGCTAGGACAAATCCACCAGCTGTGATTATTGTAGGGGCATGCAAACAGCCCTGAGGCTACAAGGCCCCCAGGTTGCCAGCCCGGGTTATGAGGTTCTCCGACCTAGGCCTTGGGCACTGAGAGTGAGCGGGAGGCCCTGTGGCTCCTCGCCACTCCCATCCCGCCGCTGACCTCTGCCGTCTCTCCAGGTGCGCGTCCTGAAAGAGAAGATCGAGGCAGAAAAGGGCAGGGATGTGTTCCCGGTCTCCGGCCAGAAGCTGATATACGCTGGGAAGATCCTGAGCGATGATGTTCCCATCGCGGATTACAAGATCGACGAGAAGAACTTCGTGGTGGTCATGGTGACGAAGGTGTGAAACGTCGGGCTGGGAAGTGGGCGTGCAGGGGGCAGGAATTCGCAAGgccagtgtgtctgtgtgtgtgtgtgtatatatatatatatatagagtgaGGTTTCCCAGCATAGCTGAGAGCTATGAAGGGCAGTGAAGGGGCAGTGAAGGGGCTCTGGTGGCATTCCCAGTGAGATTACATCTCTCATAACCCTGGGAAAGATAAGCCAGCTCTGGCATATGTTTGTGATGCGATGCTGCAGAGATGTGTGCCAGAGTAAAGCTGGCTAATCCTGCTGCTGTCCTCTTGCTCTCCCACGTCCTGGGGGTTAGGAGGGCGAGCCTGCCGCCCCTGCACCATACGGCACGTTAGTAGGTATCAACCAGCTCATGGGAGTAAGGGACCGGGcactgctttttgttttattcacatgaatctccttcctctccccacacaccccccccccccccccctctcaggtTAAACCCTCCTCACCCCCTCAAGTCGTGTGCACAGAGGCAGCGCCCGCTCCCACCACTCAGGAGCCCGCCCAGACTGCCGGCGCCAGCACGCTGTTACCCCCGCCGGCGGCGGCCACCGCCGCGCCCTCGCTGCCGCTCGCCCCCGGCGAAGAGATGGCCAAGAGCCCCGCGGAAGAGGCTCCGCCCCCGGCACCTGAATCCACCACCTGGTAAGTGACGGGGCCTGCTCGCTGCACCTCCAGCCCGGAGCGAGGGGGGGCCCGGTCCACGGTGCTGGGACGCTTTTCTGGTCCTTTGGACCTGGAGATGATGACGGTAAATGCCCTGAAGCTGGCAAGCTCTGTGTACTAGAACCATTTTTAACCAGGCGCGCACCCGAAGACATTGCATATCCATGGTGGATCTCCTGAAAGCCCTAGCCCTGGCCCCAGGATCTTGACGTTTCCGCTGTGacaggctgaggggggggggaagttgggCCGCCGTGCTGTTTCAGGTCAATAATCGGCCTCGTTACGGCCACGCTAGCTCATCGGTGTTCAGGCTTGGCCTCGATGAGAGTTAATAGACACAGCGAGCACGAATGATTGGTTTATTCCATGCAGAGAAAGTCGAAAGATGAGAAGCCGGCAGggtgggtgattttttttttttttggggacgGGGGAAACGGGCGAGCCTGGGCTGAGCGAGGAGCCGCGTGCCTCCTGCCCTCTGGTGGCGCGGCGGGGATCTTGGCTCCCGACCTCTTGCGTCTCGGGAGGCCGGGGGGGGCCGTCGGGGCAGCCTCTGGCGTGGCTGAAGGTCGGATGCGTGGCCCGCGGGAGGGTTTGTCTCCGGCGACTGTGAAAGGAAGGTCGgtacactctctctttctctcttttaattTTTTCAGCTCTGTTCCCCCTTCAGGTAGTGCTGGCCGGGAAGAGGACGCGGCTTCCACACTAGGTAAGGCTTTGCTTGCCGCTCTGTCGGGGGTGGTGGAGATTTGCTTCCTCTGCTGGACCCAAACCAGTAAAACTTGgtaaataagagagagaaaactgGTTCAGAGTGgcggagatgggggggggggggggggggggaatttaacaCCTTTTACCTTGGCTAAAAATGAATTTCGCTGGAGCGGAGTAAATGCAGCTGAGACCTGTGCACCCGTTCAGGCTGTGCTGCCCTCTGCTGGCCGCTTTTGGGAATTAAAAGCGATGGCCTTAGTTTTATTCTGAGGGGGAGGACATGGCTGGCAGGGGGGATGAGGGTGGGCTCTGAGCTCTCCGCTGCCTTGTCCCTCCCTAATTTGTTGACCCTGTCTGAGTGCAGTTAAACTTCCTTTCCTCTGTTTTTCTGTCGCCGGGGCAGTGACGGGGTCAGAGTACGAGACGATGGTGACGGAGATCATGTCGATGGGGTACGAGCGGCAGAAGGTGGTGGCGGCGCTGAGGGCGAGCTTTAATAACCCGCACCGGGCGGTGGAGtacctgctgacggtgaggcgcCGCGCGCTGATCCCCGCGCGCTTCTTGCTCTCGCGAGCTCCCGAGCTGCAGCTGAGTTTCCCCAAGCAAGGTGGAGAAGGCTTCCTcgcccagtaaaaaaaaaatgttgctagcggtAATTGCTTATGGCTTTGATTGTAAACGTTAGcgcccttatcataaggcttgggggggggggggggggggggatacaggaGACGCTACCcttgagagagagatggggggtATCCCGCACGGCAGATATTACCTgtataaagcttgctgggcaaactgcaCGCTCCtttcctgctgccgctgctctGCCCTTCCTCGCCGCTCAGCCTTTACTGATGGTGGCCTCTGACGTTGTCGCTCCTCAGGGCATCCCTGGCAGTCCTGAACCTCAGAGCGCCCCGGCGGAGGAGAGTCTCCCGGCGGAGCCTCAGGTTTCTGAAGGCGAGTTTcctctttgtttgtttgttttttttacccgtgggtgggtggggggataaTCCCGAGATGGCAGGGACGTGTTCTGCTCACTGAGCATGAGCTCTTGAGATAACGGTGCGTCGGGGACGGGAGGATATCCTCGGCTCGCTGAGAAAAGGGGCAAGAAATCTTCGCCGGTGCCAGGCTGGGGGGGAGTGACTTTTTCTGACAACTCGCCAGtcttttttccctccccccccttttctctCGTAGGTGGGAACCCCCTGGAGTTCCTGCAGGGGCAGCCTCAGTTTCAGAACATGCGGCAGGTGATCCAGCAGAACCCGGCGCTGCTGCCGGCGCTGCTACAGCAACTGGGTCAGGAGAACCCTCAGCTACTGCAGGTATGGGGGACGAAGTCGCAATCCTGTCCAGTTCTTGGCGAGAGTGGAGCGgcgtctctctgtctctctcgccTGGGAGCACCCAGGCTGCCCCCATGGCCTTGTGTTCCCGGTGtatgggggggaaggggtggtggtggtggcggcggcggcagaaATGACCTGTAAACGtccgttttttattttttacttttctctgGAAGTGGGGTGTGGTCTCTCTCTGTTTTTATCTGCCCGTTGCCCGTCTgtctctaactctcccatcctcCACGTGACCTCTAGCAAATCAGCCAGCATCAGGAGCAGTTCATCCAGATGTTGAACGAGCCGGTGGGGGAGCTGGGCGACGGTGCCGACGTGGAGGGGGACCTGGGGGCCATCGGGGAGGAGTCTCCGCAGATGAACTACATCCAGGTGACGCCGCAGGAGAAGGAAGCCATAGAGAGGGTGAGGCGCCCGGGGGGGCTGGTGGGAAGGCTCAGCAGTGCGGGCCCTCGTCGGCCGGCTGCAGGAacgtgtgagagagtgtgtgagagagtgtgtgagagagtgtgtgtgtgagtgtctgtgtgtgagagtctgtgtttgtggggttttttgtttttttttttttaaagtaacccCGTGCGtggtttctctttctcctttcagcTAAAGGCGCTGGGGTTCCCGGAGGGCTTGGTCATCCAGGCCTATTTCGCCTGCGAGAAGAACGAGAATCTGGCGGCAAACTTTCTCCTAAGCCAGAACTTTGACGAGGAATAACgggaggaggggtggggctgggggaataagagttttatataaaatatataaatatagctCTATTCATGTTTATTTAAGAAGCGGAAACACGAGGTGTGAGGGTGGGGGTGGCGGtggtgcccccctcccctccccctgaacTCGGCTGCACGTCACCTCGggcccatgcccccccccccccccccacccttcctctctccctgcctgcagcgtgccggggggggggagacaccGAGCAGCTCCTGCACtgacccccctcccttcctccactgATCCTAATAGTctgagtgatgggggggggggtgtgtgtgtgagagatccagGCCCCTCCCTTAGGTGCTGAGGAAGGTGCAGCTGTAGCCtttgtttggggggtggggggctgtaaTTTTAGCTAACATAAGAGGAGGATATGGATGCAGCCAGCCCCCCCCGTTCTATCGCTGATTCTGGTCTTTGACGTGatgtctccctctccccccccccagtcttgaCGCCAGCTCGGGGAGGAAATGCTCCCTGTAAGGCTGAGCAGCTCCTTCCCCCCCTTCTCTGGTCAGAGCGGGTGCTGCTGGTTGGCAGAAAACTCCTCACTgccctgggccccccccccccctttcctgctggggaaaaagaagggaaaagctTTCCCGTTACtgaacccccccctccccggccggACGGTGGCTGCAGGAATATGCTCGAGACCCTGCCTCGGCCCGGGGTCCTTCCTCCCTGGCTCCTCtcgcatgcccccccccccccccccccccggcacagaCTCCTGCGGGTGGCATCCcgctcgctccccccccccccccactcccggtACCAGTATTACTGCTTGcagtgtcgtcccccccccccctgtccccgTCCCGCCCCTCCCTGGTTCTCCTTGTTTACTCCTCCCCCGGCCGCTCtcgaggggggcgggggggtgccCAGCATCCACAGAGGTCCTGCCCAGGGTGTGGCGGGAGATTTCGGAGCCGGTCCCGGGACGGTGCTGGTGCTctgcgggaggaggggggggggagggtcctggATGTTTGCACGGAGTTTTGTTTGCCGGA
The DNA window shown above is from Rhinatrema bivittatum chromosome 19, aRhiBiv1.1, whole genome shotgun sequence and carries:
- the LOC115080946 gene encoding UV excision repair protein RAD23 homolog A-like encodes the protein MLITLKTLQQQTFRVEMEAWETVRVLKEKIEAEKGRDVFPVSGQKLIYAGKILSDDVPIADYKIDEKNFVVVMVTKVKPSSPPQVVCTEAAPAPTTQEPAQTAGASTLLPPPAAATAAPSLPLAPGEEMAKSPAEEAPPPAPESTTCSVPPSGSAGREEDAASTLVTGSEYETMVTEIMSMGYERQKVVAALRASFNNPHRAVEYLLTGIPGSPEPQSAPAEESLPAEPQVSEGGNPLEFLQGQPQFQNMRQVIQQNPALLPALLQQLGQENPQLLQQISQHQEQFIQMLNEPVGELGDGADVEGDLGAIGEESPQMNYIQVTPQEKEAIERLKALGFPEGLVIQAYFACEKNENLAANFLLSQNFDEE